From a region of the Flavobacteriales bacterium genome:
- the ftsA gene encoding cell division protein FtsA, with translation MESSEIVVGLDIGTTKICAIVGRKNEYGKIEIIGMGKTESVGVMRGVVSNIEKTMQSIAEAIQDASDKSGVDIRIVNVGIAGQHIKSLQHRGIRTRASLDEEIGQRDIDALIDDMYKLVMLPGEEIIHVIPQEYIVDAEQGIKDPIGMSGIRLEANFHIITGQIAAAKNIHKCVHKCGLEVSELILEPLASSEAVLSEEEKEAGVALVDIGGGTTDIAIFQDGIIRHTAVIPFGGNVVTEDIKEGCGIIRSHAEALKVKFGSALASENQENEIVSIPGLRGREPKEISVKNLAHIIQARMEEIIENIYYEIRNSGLENKLIAGIVVTGGGSQLRHIAQLFQYVTGMDTRIGYPNEHLASGYLEEVKSPAYATGIGLVIKGLEYFEKQKAKGSPIKSHSRKTKGSFFDTIFSKSKQWLDEDINE, from the coding sequence ATGGAATCATCGGAAATCGTCGTTGGACTGGACATCGGCACCACAAAGATCTGTGCCATCGTCGGCCGCAAAAATGAGTATGGTAAAATTGAGATCATCGGCATGGGTAAAACCGAGTCCGTGGGCGTGATGAGAGGTGTGGTCTCCAATATTGAGAAGACCATGCAGTCTATCGCAGAAGCCATACAGGATGCCAGTGACAAATCCGGGGTGGACATCCGTATTGTCAACGTTGGCATTGCCGGACAACACATCAAAAGTCTACAACACCGGGGCATCCGTACCCGCGCCAGCCTGGACGAAGAAATTGGCCAGCGGGATATTGATGCGCTTATAGATGATATGTACAAGCTGGTGATGCTGCCCGGTGAGGAGATCATTCATGTGATTCCACAGGAATACATTGTAGATGCAGAGCAGGGAATCAAAGATCCGATCGGAATGTCGGGTATCCGGTTGGAAGCGAACTTTCATATTATCACCGGTCAGATAGCCGCCGCAAAGAACATTCATAAATGTGTGCATAAATGCGGCCTTGAAGTATCCGAACTCATTCTTGAGCCGCTTGCATCTTCGGAAGCTGTGCTCAGTGAGGAAGAGAAAGAAGCAGGGGTTGCTTTGGTTGATATAGGTGGTGGAACAACAGATATTGCCATATTCCAGGATGGCATCATCCGTCATACCGCCGTTATTCCATTTGGTGGAAACGTCGTTACCGAAGACATCAAGGAAGGATGCGGCATCATTCGCAGCCACGCGGAAGCGCTCAAAGTAAAATTCGGTTCTGCCCTTGCCAGCGAAAATCAGGAAAATGAGATCGTTTCTATCCCGGGATTAAGGGGAAGAGAGCCTAAGGAAATCTCCGTGAAAAACCTGGCGCATATCATCCAGGCCCGCATGGAAGAGATCATCGAGAACATATACTATGAGATCAGGAACTCCGGACTGGAAAACAAACTGATCGCCGGCATTGTGGTTACCGGTGGCGGATCCCAACTGCGGCACATCGCACAGCTGTTTCAGTATGTGACCGGAATGGACACCCGTATAGGCTATCCCAATGAACACCTGGCTTCAGGCTATCTTGAGGAAGTAAAAAGCCCGGCCTATGCAACCGGTATCGGGCTTGTGATCAAAGGCCTTGAATATTTTGAAAAACAAAAAGCCAAAGGATCCCCCATCAAATCCCATTCAAGAAAGACTAAAGGAAGTTTCTTCGATACCATCTTCAGCAAAAGCAAGCAGTGGCTGGATGAAGACATTAACGAATAG
- a CDS encoding UDP-N-acetylmuramate--L-alanine ligase, producing the protein TGPGWIIDDIQYSQPGLHNIENALAATAMAVEAGLETSAIREGLATYEGVKRRFEYVVNANGVVYIDDYAHHPTEISACIKAARDFYPGKKITGVFQPHLFSRTRDLMDGFAESLSALDEVILLPIYPARELPIDGVDSEALLERIPVNQKSVCEKENLTARILNADCEVLLTLGAGDIDTLVDPLKKGLETKYGLITGREKV; encoded by the coding sequence ACCGGCCCGGGATGGATCATCGATGACATTCAATACAGTCAACCAGGGCTGCACAATATTGAGAATGCACTGGCCGCAACCGCCATGGCCGTTGAAGCCGGATTAGAGACATCAGCGATCCGGGAAGGCCTGGCCACCTATGAAGGCGTCAAAAGGAGATTTGAGTATGTTGTCAATGCCAACGGTGTGGTATATATCGATGACTATGCCCATCATCCTACGGAGATCAGTGCGTGCATTAAAGCGGCACGGGATTTCTATCCGGGGAAAAAGATCACCGGCGTATTTCAACCTCACTTGTTCTCACGCACCAGGGACCTGATGGATGGTTTTGCCGAAAGCCTTTCCGCACTGGATGAAGTGATCCTGTTGCCTATTTACCCCGCTCGTGAACTGCCCATTGACGGTGTTGATTCCGAAGCGTTGCTGGAGCGTATTCCGGTAAATCAAAAATCAGTCTGCGAAAAAGAAAATCTCACCGCAAGGATCTTAAACGCAGACTGTGAAGTACTGCTGACCCTGGGCGCAGGTGATATTGATACGTTGGTAGATCCTTTGAAGAAAGGTCTGGAAACGAAGTACGGACTCATAACGGGGAGGGAAAAAGTATGA